A section of the Metabacillus endolithicus genome encodes:
- a CDS encoding EAL domain-containing protein, whose product MNNFCQETPDQAQQLKNHFLEILDQRQLTVHFQPIVHFHSNTVYGFEALSRGPVSSPFYRPDALFPYAEEEGLLYSLEKLARERAFELSKDTITNQKLFINLNSQVIYDKEFNAGHTISVLKHYGIEPKNVVFEITERNAINDFKAFRNALNHYREQGFKIAIDDAGAGYSSLQSISELMPDYIKVDRSLISGVDHNEVKSNILEAFVTFAKKMNSQIIGEGIETEAELQRVMNLGIQFGQGFFLAKPDHPFPQINHYAKECIELANPNKNRKSVIVDVGDEIILVKNGSILKRQPARTLLHGDSFQEKHVSNSIQCYKN is encoded by the coding sequence ATGAACAATTTCTGTCAAGAAACGCCCGATCAAGCCCAACAATTAAAGAATCACTTTCTTGAGATCCTTGATCAGCGGCAGCTTACTGTTCATTTCCAACCAATTGTTCATTTTCATAGTAATACAGTTTATGGATTCGAAGCTTTATCACGTGGACCAGTATCTAGTCCTTTTTATCGCCCGGATGCTTTATTTCCCTATGCAGAAGAAGAGGGTTTATTATATTCATTAGAAAAATTAGCAAGAGAACGTGCATTTGAGTTAAGTAAAGATACCATTACCAATCAAAAGTTGTTTATTAACTTAAATTCCCAGGTTATTTATGATAAAGAATTCAACGCAGGTCACACGATATCTGTACTAAAGCATTATGGTATTGAACCAAAAAATGTTGTGTTTGAAATTACAGAAAGAAATGCCATTAACGATTTTAAGGCGTTTCGAAATGCTTTGAATCACTATCGTGAGCAGGGATTTAAGATTGCTATTGATGATGCGGGAGCAGGCTACTCATCGCTTCAATCCATTTCAGAATTGATGCCGGACTACATTAAAGTAGACCGTTCTCTTATAAGCGGTGTGGACCATAATGAGGTTAAATCAAATATACTTGAAGCTTTCGTAACCTTTGCCAAGAAAATGAATAGTCAAATTATCGGAGAGGGAATTGAAACGGAAGCTGAGTTACAACGAGTCATGAATCTTGGCATTCAATTTGGTCAAGGTTTCTTTCTCGCAAAGCCAGATCACCCTTTTCCACAAATCAATCATTACGCTAAAGAATGCATTGAATTGGCCAATCCTAATAAAAATAGAAAATCGGTTATTGTAGATGTTGGAGATGAAATTATTCTCGTTAAAAACGGAAGTATTCTCAAACGTCAACCTGCACGAACCTTATTACATGGGGACAGCTTTCAAGAAAAACATGTTTCAAATTCGATACAATGTTATAAAAATTAA
- a CDS encoding CotO family spore coat protein, protein MEEDEEVTEEKQPEKAVAVVEEEEQPEEETSVKQYRKQRKPITQMNIAEKVEFFTNLPKNMPRTLCQIETTEETYRGVIMTEEDNIVTIRSLTHAKPIDLELGEIKAINLLGF, encoded by the coding sequence GTGGAGGAAGACGAGGAAGTAACGGAAGAAAAACAACCAGAAAAAGCTGTTGCAGTTGTTGAGGAAGAAGAACAACCTGAGGAAGAAACATCTGTCAAACAATATCGAAAACAAAGAAAGCCAATTACACAAATGAATATTGCCGAAAAAGTAGAGTTCTTCACAAACTTACCAAAAAATATGCCAAGAACACTATGTCAAATTGAAACAACTGAGGAAACATACCGCGGTGTTATTATGACAGAAGAAGATAATATTGTGACGATCCGTTCACTAACACATGCAAAGCCGATCGACTTGGAACTTGGTGAGATAAAAGCGATTAACTTATTAGGATTTTAA
- a CDS encoding CotY/CotZ family spore coat protein: MKDHYSFNCVCDAVENILNQQKAVEDEKCPTSCYSNLLNPVKTLGDTIPFLLLNEKGQPFQAFGNVGENCFETNFFRVEGIHDCCATLRLLLPLDCHGHLAKEICDVKELVKTRNCVEVDLSCFCAIQCLSPRLIAG; encoded by the coding sequence ATGAAAGATCATTACTCCTTTAATTGTGTATGTGATGCAGTTGAAAATATCTTAAATCAACAAAAAGCCGTTGAAGATGAAAAATGCCCTACAAGCTGTTATAGCAATCTTCTAAACCCTGTCAAAACGCTTGGAGATACAATTCCTTTTCTTCTTCTAAATGAAAAGGGCCAGCCATTTCAAGCCTTTGGTAATGTCGGCGAAAATTGCTTTGAAACAAATTTCTTTCGTGTAGAAGGTATTCATGATTGCTGTGCAACACTAAGACTCTTACTTCCACTTGATTGCCACGGCCACCTTGCAAAAGAAATTTGTGATGTGAAAGAATTAGTGAAAACTAGAAACTGCGTAGAGGTCGACCTTTCTTGTTTCTGTGCGATTCAATGTTTATCACCTCGGTTAATTGCTGGATAA
- a CDS encoding CotY/CotZ family spore coat protein: protein MGCKDKRDRDNNCVCDAVEQILAEQEAVEEITCPTSCYSNLLGPVAGPQRDTIPFILYGKKGELFKAFGNVGGFTGDMTCFQTIFFRVESVEDCCATLSLLRPVDVDGNTLSVCNPCDEDFFGLEKTDFCIEVDLDCFCAIQCLSPELVDRVAEDRKKYHK from the coding sequence ATGGGTTGCAAAGATAAAAGAGACAGAGATAACAATTGCGTATGTGATGCGGTAGAACAAATTTTAGCTGAACAAGAAGCAGTAGAAGAAATTACTTGCCCTACAAGCTGCTACAGCAATTTACTAGGCCCAGTCGCTGGTCCACAAAGAGATACAATTCCTTTCATCCTTTATGGAAAAAAAGGTGAACTCTTTAAAGCATTCGGTAATGTTGGTGGATTCACTGGAGACATGACTTGTTTCCAAACAATCTTCTTCCGCGTTGAAAGTGTAGAAGATTGCTGTGCAACATTATCATTACTTCGCCCAGTAGACGTTGATGGCAATACGCTAAGCGTATGTAATCCTTGTGACGAAGACTTCTTCGGTCTTGAAAAAACTGATTTCTGTATCGAAGTAGACCTTGATTGCTTCTGTGCAATTCAATGCCTATCACCAGAATTAGTTGACCGTGTTGCTGAAGACAGAAAAAAATACCACAAATAA
- a CDS encoding spore coat protein, producing MQAKPYEWVALDRHSCHPTDCYSNNEVAGAQAGNFFDDDATVSQNAAQVSETEQISSETIIVRDSCDIDISSTDTQVAVSLQVALQVAIALVINLTIADSNRAEQVTQQLIQQADMKQLNKQKLVIENSKDVKVTTTDTDVAISLQVLLQILIALVVNIDIF from the coding sequence ATGCAAGCAAAACCATATGAATGGGTAGCATTAGACCGTCATTCTTGTCATCCAACAGACTGTTATTCTAACAACGAGGTGGCTGGAGCTCAGGCTGGTAACTTTTTCGATGACGATGCAACAGTTTCACAAAATGCTGCACAAGTAAGCGAAACAGAACAAATTTCTTCTGAAACAATCATTGTAAGAGATTCTTGTGATATCGATATTTCATCTACAGACACTCAAGTAGCTGTTTCTTTACAAGTTGCACTTCAAGTAGCAATCGCATTAGTTATCAACTTAACAATCGCTGACAGCAACCGTGCAGAACAAGTAACTCAACAATTAATCCAACAAGCTGATATGAAACAATTAAACAAACAAAAATTAGTTATTGAAAACTCTAAAGATGTTAAAGTAACAACTACTGACACAGATGTAGCAATTTCTCTACAAGTACTTCTACAAATCTTAATTGCATTAGTTGTAAACATCGACATTTTCTAA
- a CDS encoding spore coat protein — protein MTTRWSALDDCKCKHEDTTQDAVQVNETIQASEEYIFIKDSCNIEVTSTDTQVAVSLQAAIQVAIALVINLTIADSNRAEQVTQQLLQSSVIKQANKQKLIIENSRDVKITTTDTDVAISLQVLIQILLALLVQIDIL, from the coding sequence ATGACAACTAGATGGTCTGCATTAGATGACTGCAAATGCAAACACGAAGATACAACACAAGATGCTGTTCAAGTGAACGAAACCATTCAAGCTTCAGAAGAATATATTTTCATTAAAGACTCTTGCAATATTGAAGTGACTTCAACTGATACTCAGGTTGCTGTTTCTTTACAAGCTGCAATTCAAGTAGCAATTGCCTTGGTTATTAATCTAACAATTGCTGATAGCAACCGTGCTGAGCAAGTAACTCAACAATTGCTACAAAGCTCTGTTATTAAGCAAGCAAACAAACAAAAACTCATTATTGAAAACTCTCGCGATGTAAAAATCACAACAACTGATACAGATGTTGCAATTTCTCTCCAGGTTCTTATTCAAATTTTACTAGCATTGCTAGTACAAATTGACATCCTTTAA
- a CDS encoding DUF1360 domain-containing protein has translation MTTWLQFIILAFAAFRLTRLLVFDKITAFIRNPFHREVEEMNDDGEYEVYIEIKGSGLRAWIGELLSCYWCTGVWCTGFIYGIWWIWPQGAEPLLMILAIAGVAGIIESIVSRIVD, from the coding sequence ATGACAACCTGGCTACAATTCATCATCTTGGCTTTTGCAGCTTTTCGACTAACTAGATTACTTGTGTTTGACAAAATTACTGCTTTTATTCGTAATCCTTTCCATCGTGAAGTTGAAGAGATGAATGATGATGGTGAATATGAGGTATATATTGAAATAAAAGGATCGGGATTACGGGCGTGGATTGGGGAGCTTTTAAGTTGTTATTGGTGTACAGGTGTATGGTGTACGGGATTTATATACGGAATTTGGTGGATTTGGCCTCAAGGAGCAGAGCCACTCCTAATGATTTTAGCTATTGCTGGAGTTGCCGGTATTATTGAATCAATTGTCAGTAGAATAGTAGATTAG
- a CDS encoding DUF421 domain-containing protein: MDVELNIVNGLISILIWSLFPIVISILSLKSKKFRDIVEGKATTFIQDGKILEKNMKREKYSTDDLLEQLRKKDIFQVSDVEFAVLETCGQLSVLLKKEKQPTKWEDFFGKGPEVKKPLTVIMDGKILKETIYSAGYSIDWLKSKVESKNRQVDEIFLGQIDSDGRLYADYYDDHFGKEGEKNGDSRTTL, encoded by the coding sequence ATGGATGTTGAATTAAATATTGTGAACGGACTTATATCAATTTTAATTTGGTCTTTATTTCCGATTGTTATTTCCATATTATCACTTAAAAGTAAAAAATTCAGAGACATAGTTGAGGGCAAAGCAACCACTTTTATTCAAGATGGAAAAATTCTAGAGAAAAACATGAAGAGAGAAAAATACAGTACGGATGATTTACTTGAACAGCTTAGGAAAAAGGATATTTTTCAGGTTTCAGATGTAGAGTTTGCGGTTTTGGAAACATGTGGACAATTAAGTGTCCTATTGAAAAAAGAAAAACAACCTACAAAATGGGAAGATTTTTTCGGGAAAGGACCGGAAGTAAAAAAACCTCTTACAGTTATTATGGATGGAAAAATATTAAAAGAAACAATTTATTCTGCTGGTTACAGTATAGATTGGCTTAAATCAAAGGTAGAATCAAAAAACCGTCAAGTTGATGAGATATTTCTTGGTCAGATTGATTCAGATGGGCGTCTATATGCAGATTATTATGATGATCATTTTGGGAAAGAAGGAGAGAAGAATGGAGATTCTAGAACAACTCTTTGA
- a CDS encoding YjcZ family sporulation protein, with translation MGYGYGYGYGGGGYGGGSTFVLIVVLFILLIIVGASYYN, from the coding sequence ATGGGTTACGGCTATGGTTACGGATACGGCGGTGGCGGCTACGGTGGTGGTAGCACTTTCGTATTAATCGTTGTATTGTTCATCCTTTTAATTATTGTTGGTGCTTCTTATTACAACTAA
- a CDS encoding stage VI sporulation protein F: protein MDSKFFKNLEGKTGVNMNDIFSLANSLQGANFKDEKTVRSVIQQVSRIANKPVNKEMEDKIVNSIVNGKEKLDFNTIAKMMNKK, encoded by the coding sequence ATGGATAGCAAATTCTTTAAAAACCTTGAAGGCAAAACTGGCGTAAATATGAATGATATCTTTTCTTTAGCTAACTCTTTACAAGGAGCAAACTTTAAAGACGAAAAAACAGTTCGCAGTGTCATCCAACAAGTATCTAGGATTGCAAATAAACCAGTAAATAAAGAAATGGAAGATAAAATTGTTAATTCCATTGTAAATGGTAAAGAAAAGCTAGACTTTAACACAATTGCAAAAATGATGAATAAAAAATAA